TGCAAAAGCTTCTTCATTGGTCATTTCTGTTTCCATATAAGATGGGTCGCTTATCATCGTATTAAAAGCGTCAGAAGTGCCAAAGAAAATCATAAAGATAACAATGCTTAGAATTGTAAGCGGAATTCCAACAATAATAGAATCGATTAAATAGGCCGCAAATCGGAGCCAGAACCCGCCATACTCCTCATATTCCTTAGTGCTTTCATAAGGCTGCTTCTCTAAAGATGTCTCCACTTTAAAACCTCCTTTATTTATTCAGCTGGAAAACTAACAAACTAAAAATGCAGTTTCCACTATCTACTAATGTTAATCTCTAAATGAATTATATTCAACTATTTGTAAATTTTTACACTCATTTATTTTTTACAAAAATTCCTCTAAAACGTTTTCATCTTGACTTTTTTGTGAACAGTCTTATAACAGTGTAGACACTGTTTTTACCAAGTCATAAAATAAGTTTGTAAAGCTGAAAGTAAGTTTTACATAAATTAAAAAAGAGGTGCGATCAGGCATGAAAGGTACAGCAATCCTTTACCATGATGAACATAAAGTTACAATCCTGGAAAATGTGGAGCATTCTGTGTTTGAGGAAATGAAAGATCAATGCGGCGACAAACATTGCCGATGCCATATAGAAAATAAAGTAATCGATTTTGGTGCTGTATCCCCGGTATTATGGCATGAAGACGAAGTCGATTGGGATTACGGATACTAATTTTATTTTTGGAGGCTCTGAATAGAATTCAGAGCCTGTTTTATTTTTTCTGTTTGCTCCCGCATCAAAGTGATAGAATATACATTATGATTATGCGAGGTGAACACATTGGAACATTTAATTAACCAAAGAGTGAAGGACATTGAAATTTCCGGAATCAGAAAGTTTTTCAATATGGTTGCCGGCACCAGGGACATGATTTCTCTTACAATTGGACAGCCTGATTTCCCGACGCCATTACATGTTAAAGAAGCAGCTAAACAGGCAATCGACGAGAACTTTACCTCCTATACACACAATGCGGGCGATATTCGATTGCGGGAAGCTGCAGCTTCTTTTGTAAAAACAAAATATAACCTTACATATAACCCTGAACTAGAAGTCATTGTGACATCGGGGGCAAGTGAAGCTATCGATATTGCATTCCGTACAATTCTGGATGAAGGATCGGAAGTAATTCTGCCTGGTCCTGTTTATCCCGGTTATGAGCCAATCATAAAGCTTTGCGGTTCAGTTCCGGTACATACTGATATTTCCAGAAACAAGTTTAGATTTACTGCGGATTTAATTGCAAAACATATGAGTGATAAAACAAGGTGTATTGTTCTTCCATATCCTTCGAACCCGACAGGTGTCAGTCTGAGTTTGGAGGAGCTTGAGGAAATTGCTGCTCTTGTTAAAGGCAAAGATATCTTTATCCTTGCTGATGAAATTTACAGCGAACTGATCTATGATCAAACACACCACTCAATCGCCTCCCTTTTGCGGGAGCAAACTATAGTAATTAATGGACTTTCAAAATCCCATTCAATGACAGGCTGGCGCATTGGTCTTTTATTCGCACCGGAAAACCTGGCTAAACATATCTTGAAGGTGCATCAGTATAATGTGACATGTGCAGCTTCTGTCTCCCAAATGGCAGCTCTTGATGCGCTGACAACAGGAATCAACGACGCCCTGCCAATGAGGAATGAATATGCCAAACGCCGTGATTATGTATATGAACGATTAATACAAATGAACCTGGATGTAGTCAAACCGGATGGTGCATTTTATTTTTTCATAAAAATACCAGATGTATCAATGAACTCCTTTGAATTTGCCCTTTCTCTCGTTAAACAAGCAGGAGTTGCAGTAGTTCCAGGCAGTGCATTCTCCTCATATGGAGAAGGTTATTTCCGGATTTCCTTTGCATATTCCATGGATACATTAAAAGAAGGGCTTGACCGGATTGAAAAGTATCTGGAGGGTATATTGTAGCGAATCACTCAGTCAATAGCGCCATTTTCCTTTTTAGTAGGAATGGCGCTGTTTGTATATTCATTGCTTCTAATTTCAATCAAAGCAAAAAGGCAGGCTTCCTGCCTGCCTTTATCACCCTTACTGCCCCTGATAGTGCCCGTTGTTTTTTGATGCTTTTTCCTTTTTGGCTTTATCCTTATGAATTTTATTTGTGTCAGCACTTCCAAATTCGTGGGAGAATTCAGAATCAATGACAGCGGAATCGAAGCCTTTTTTGTTCTTTTGCTGAGGATCGTTTTTCTTATTTTTTTAGCCACCTGTCTAACCCCCTTTTCACTTTCATTATTAGTTTGAAGTGAAAAAAGGGGCTTTATTCATTAACGGGCGCAAATTACTTATCCCAATATTTATATAACGCCTGTGTACCGCTGTTTTCTTCCCCTTTTTCAGAAAGCTCGGCATACATTTTTTTGCAAGAGCAAGCCCTGGAGTCATCATGTCCATTGCTTCTGCTTCATCTAAGGCGATATTCATGTCCTTAATAAAATGTTTTATATAAAAGCCGGGTTCAAAGTTGCCATCAATTATTCTAGGTGCAAGGTTTGATAGTGACCAGCTGCCTGCTGCACCAGATGATATGCTTTGAAGCACCGTCCTTGGATCTAAACCTGCTTTTTCAGCATAAACTACCGCTTCACACACCCCGATCATATTTGATGCAATCGCAATTTGATTACACATTTTCGTATGTTGTCCGGCTCCTGCTTTTCCTTGATAAACGATATTTGTTCCGAGAAGGTTGAAAATCGGCTCCACAGCCAGAAATGCGTCCCTGTCTCCTCCGGCCATTATTGAAAGCTTTGCATCCCTGGCGCCGATATCTCCCCCTGAAACAGGGGCATCTATTGCATGCATTCCTTTTTTGCCTGCTTCTTCGTATATCTTTTTGGCCAATGTAGGTGTCGAGGTGGTCATGTCAATTACATATGTATTTTCTCTGCCATTTGTGATAATGCCATTTTCCCCAAGATACACTTCCTCTACATCTGCCGGATAACCAACAATCGTAATTATGACATTTGCCTTCTTTGCAACTTCCAACGGCGTCTCAGCCCACTCTGCCCCATGTTTTATTAGTTCAGAAGCTTTTTCTTTGGTTCTTGTATAAACAACTAATGGATAACCTGCTTTCAGCAGATGTCCCGCCATGCTCTTGCCCATAACCCCTGTTCCCACAAAACCGATAACTGTATTTTCAGGTGAAATCAATGTACCCGCTCCCTTTAAATATCTGAATTTTTTATATTAATTCTACCATTCCTTTTCTCATATTAAAAATATTAGATGTCCCAATAAAGACAAAAGACCAGGCAAATACCTGGTCCATCCCCAATTTTATGCGCGTAATTAATATTACCCAATTTAGATAAAACCAAAACTATCCTGTCATCACATTTGATTCTATTTAAAGCTGTGATGAAAAATTATTTAAGAATGCTCTAGCGATCACTACCTCTTCATTTAAGATTTCTACAGATACCGCATCTTCATTCACGATCATTTCTTCTATTTCGAAAACATGCAGGTCCTGTGTAAGAGGAATGGGATTCATAAAAATAAAGTTTCCCTTTTCATTATTGACTTCTATATATTCCCCGTCGATTATCGTGTCCTCCCCATATACAAACTCATCCGTACCCAGGGCAGCTGCCAGTTTTTCATTATGTATGGAAACTTTTACTTTGTATAATTCTTCTTCTGAAAGGATTTTATCATTAATTTTAAACCGGAACTGCAGCTCATTGTTTTTAGTCAGCAAGGCTTCAGCATGACTATTAACGATTGAGTCCTGGGGACCCTGCATGCAGCCTGACAAAGACAGGGCTAATATGGCGGTAAGGATTAGGCAAATGAGCTTTTTATTCATAAGAATTCCTCCTTTTTCATCACCTTTTCCATTCTCGCCTTAAGATAAACCCCAATTATAAAACTAAAACGTTACCTTAATTTAAGCTCACAAAATACAAAAGAAACCCTTCCGGGCTTCTTTAGTGGAGGACACGGCTTAAAAATGAGCTCTGCTTCTCATATAAGTCGTTTTTCTGCTTATCTTTAATACATCTATATCGGTCATGAAAGAGAAAGCTGATTATCATGGTAACCATTTTCCATCTCTCCTTTTTATGTTGTAGCTTTATTATAGGAGAGTTTCAGATTCCGGATAACAATCATAAGATGTGATTGCCGTCATCCTTAAGGCTGAATGGCAGTTTCGACTGGAGAAGGATAAAAAATAAACCGGCCATTATTGGCCGGCTTAAAAAGGGGGAAAATGAGAATGATCAGCTTACTTAAGACTGACCTAAGTGCTTACTTCTTATTTACCCGGGAAATTATATTTAAAACTCTTTAATTATTTCAATTTAATTACAGTTTCGCTGCTTCTTTTACAGCTTGGACTACTTCTTCTGCTGTATTCATATGAAGCGCTTTTTCAGCCAGTGCTTCCATGTCTTTTTTGTTTAGGTGACTGATTTGAGAACGAGCTTTAAGGATCGACGTAGCGCTCATGGAGAACTCATCAAGTCCTAATCCCAGCAGCAATGGAATTGCAGTTTCATCCCCAGCCATTTCACCGCACATGCCTGCCCACTTTCCTTCCTTGTGTGCTGCGTCAATAACCATTTTAACTAAACGCAAGATTGCAGGATTATACGGCTGGTAAAGATAAGAAACACGCTCATTCATTCGGTCTGCAGCCATTGTGTACTGAATTAAATCGTTTGTGCCTACGCTGAAGAAATCAACTTCTTTAGCAAATTGCTCAGCCATAACAGCAGTTGAAGGAATTTCAACCATAATACCAATTTCAATGTTGTCAGCAACCTGTGAGCCTTCGCTTATAAGCTTTTGTTTTTCTTCTTCAAGGATTGCTTTGCCCTGACGGAATTCATCGAGAGTTGCAATCATAGGGAACATGATTTTCAGGTTTCCATAAGTGCTTGCTCTTAACAAAGCCCTTAATTGTGTCCTGAACATATCCTGTTCTTCCAGACATAGGCGAATCGCCCTGAAGCCCAGGAATGGGTTCATTTCCTTAGGAAGATTTAGATAAGGAAGCTCTTTATCCCCGCCAATATCAAGCGTACGGACTACAACCGGTTTTCCGCCCATTCCTTCCAGGACAGCTTTGTAGGATTCAAACTGCTCCTCTTCAGTTGGAAGCTGGTCTCTTCCCATATATAAAAATTCCGTGCGGTAAAGGCCAATTCCTTCTCCGCCATTTTCAACTACGCCCTTCAGATCTTTTGGAGTGCCGATATTGGCAGCCAATTCAACATGATGGCCATCAGCAGTAACTGATTTTTCGTTTACTAGCTTTGCCCACTCAGCTTTTTGATCCTCGAATTTGCGGTGTTCTTCTTTGTATTCGGCGATGGCCTCTGGGGTCGGATTAATATGTACCAGACCTTTTAATCCATCCACGATAACCAGGTCACCATTTTTAATTTGCTTTGTGGATTCCTTTGTCCCCACTACTGCTGGAATTTCCATGGAACGGGCCATAATGGCAGAGTGAGATGTCCTGCCTCCAATGTCAGTTGTAAAACCTTTTACGAACTGGCGGTTCAGCTGAGCAGTATCGGAAGGGGTCAGGTCTTCAGCAATAATGATTACTTCTTCTGCAATCATGCTGGGATTCGCAATTTGCACTCCAAGCAAATGAGAAAGTACGCGTTTTGTTACGTCACGGATATCCGCTGCACGCTCTTTCATGTATTCATTGTCCATTTGTTCGAACATTGTAATGAACATATCTGCTGTCTCTTTTAAAGCAGATTCAGCATTTACTTTATCTGTTTTGATTTTATCTTCAATTGGCGAAATTAATTCAGGATCACTTAATACAAGAAGATGAGCATCGAAAATAGCAGCTTTATCAGCCCCAAGTTCTTTATGGGCATTATCGCGGATGACTTCCAATTCACCTTTAGATTCAGCTAATGCCGACTGAAAGCGTTCCACTTCTTGTTCCGCATTTTCTACTGTCTTTCTATCAAAAGAGAGATCCGGCTCAACCAAACGGTATGCTTTCGCTATTGCGATACCGCTTGACGCCGCAATTCCATTTAAAAAGCTCATTATTCAGCCAAACCTTCTTTTTTCAGTGTTTCTTCAAGGCTGTTAAGGGCATCCTGTTCATCACTGCCTTCAGCAATAATAGTTATATCTGCACCTTGTCCAACACCTAAAGACATAACACCCATGATTGATTTTAGGTTTACCTTCTTTTCCTTGTACTCAAGGTGAATTTCTGAGTCAAATTTGCTGGCAGCTTGTACAAGCATTGTAGCTGGACGAGCGTGAATTCCTGTTTCTGCAATTACTTTAAATTGTTTTTGAACCATATGGGATCAATCTCCTTCTTATTAATGATTGTATTAAGATGTGCAAGGCGTTGCCTCACGAACTTAAAGACGGGAACTGGAACTTATTCTGCAAATCAGCAGCAGGATGAAACAGTAATGATGCCGGATATTTCGTCCTATATGCTGTTTTATTTTTTCCAACGCCCTATTATTCATGTATATAGTTGTTCAAAAAGGCTGAGAAAAATTAATAAAATCACTTCGTCTCGAAGCTTCTCTGCACTTTGAAAACTTCCATAAAATCAGGAAATATTACCTGGCTGCAATTAAGTCATCGGACAACTTACATCTCAGACAAAAGAATAGCATTTCACATTCATTTAGACAATGAAAAACC
This window of the Cytobacillus pseudoceanisediminis genome carries:
- a CDS encoding phosphocarrier protein HPr — encoded protein: MVQKQFKVIAETGIHARPATMLVQAASKFDSEIHLEYKEKKVNLKSIMGVMSLGVGQGADITIIAEGSDEQDALNSLEETLKKEGLAE
- the ptsP gene encoding phosphoenolpyruvate--protein phosphotransferase gives rise to the protein MSFLNGIAASSGIAIAKAYRLVEPDLSFDRKTVENAEQEVERFQSALAESKGELEVIRDNAHKELGADKAAIFDAHLLVLSDPELISPIEDKIKTDKVNAESALKETADMFITMFEQMDNEYMKERAADIRDVTKRVLSHLLGVQIANPSMIAEEVIIIAEDLTPSDTAQLNRQFVKGFTTDIGGRTSHSAIMARSMEIPAVVGTKESTKQIKNGDLVIVDGLKGLVHINPTPEAIAEYKEEHRKFEDQKAEWAKLVNEKSVTADGHHVELAANIGTPKDLKGVVENGGEGIGLYRTEFLYMGRDQLPTEEEQFESYKAVLEGMGGKPVVVRTLDIGGDKELPYLNLPKEMNPFLGFRAIRLCLEEQDMFRTQLRALLRASTYGNLKIMFPMIATLDEFRQGKAILEEEKQKLISEGSQVADNIEIGIMVEIPSTAVMAEQFAKEVDFFSVGTNDLIQYTMAADRMNERVSYLYQPYNPAILRLVKMVIDAAHKEGKWAGMCGEMAGDETAIPLLLGLGLDEFSMSATSILKARSQISHLNKKDMEALAEKALHMNTAEEVVQAVKEAAKL
- a CDS encoding aminotransferase A, with amino-acid sequence MEHLINQRVKDIEISGIRKFFNMVAGTRDMISLTIGQPDFPTPLHVKEAAKQAIDENFTSYTHNAGDIRLREAAASFVKTKYNLTYNPELEVIVTSGASEAIDIAFRTILDEGSEVILPGPVYPGYEPIIKLCGSVPVHTDISRNKFRFTADLIAKHMSDKTRCIVLPYPSNPTGVSLSLEELEEIAALVKGKDIFILADEIYSELIYDQTHHSIASLLREQTIVINGLSKSHSMTGWRIGLLFAPENLAKHILKVHQYNVTCAASVSQMAALDALTTGINDALPMRNEYAKRRDYVYERLIQMNLDVVKPDGAFYFFIKIPDVSMNSFEFALSLVKQAGVAVVPGSAFSSYGEGYFRISFAYSMDTLKEGLDRIEKYLEGIL